The Coraliomargarita sinensis DNA segment GATGTTCTTTTGGATGGAATCGGCATTTTCGATCAACTCACCCTTGGAACGCTTGTAATAATCCACGATGCGCATGAGCAGCTGCGGCCAGGGAATGAGCCCGTTCCCCCGGTCCTCGGGCGGGAAATAGGTGCCGCCAAAAAAGGGTCGGCCATCCGGCAAACAGAAGACGTTGAGCGGCCAACCACCCTGTTGCTGGATCATCTGCACCGCTTCCATGTAAACCTGATCCACGTCCGGGCGTTCTTCACGGTCCACTTTCACGCAAATGAAGTGCTTGTTCATCAGTCCGGCAATGTAGTTGTCCTCAAAACACTCGTGCGCCATCACGTGGCACCAGTGGCAGGCGGAATACCCGATTGAGACGAGTAAGGGCTTACCGCTGGCCTCCGCCGCCTCTAAAGCGGCCTCGCCCCAAGGATACCACTCAACTGGATTAGTGGCATGCTGTTGTAAATATAGGCTATTCTCCCTAGAAAGTTGGTTTTGCATCTTGTTTTCTTTAAAGAATTTATGAAACGCACCCGTCAAGTCCGTTCACGCTCGCAGGATGGACGAATTGGATTAAGGTATGCACCATCGAGGATTCTATTGTGCAAGCAAATCACAAATCAGGATTTACCCTAGTCGAGATCATGGTGGTCGTTGTGATTATCGGTTTGCTGGCAGCTCTGGCAATACCAGCCTTTGAACGTGCAAGGAAGAGCAGCCAAAATTCCAATCTTGCCAGCGATCTTCGCGTTTACGCCGGGGCCGTTGAGACCTTCACCCTGGAAAACGGGATCTATCCCGAGGATTCCAGCTCGGGTGCCATCCCCGAAGGCTTAGAACCGTACATCCACAGCAACCAGTGGAATGATGGTCCGTCCATCGGCGGGGTCTGGGATGTGGAAAAAGACTCTTTCGGAATCATCTCTGCCATCGGTGTTCATAGATTTACCGTCGATGTTGATCAGCTCACGGACTTTGACGAAAAGTTTGATGATGGTGACTTGAGCAGCGGAAATTACCGCCAACTGGCCGCCGACCGCTACTACTACATCGTCGCGGAATAATACCACTTA contains these protein-coding regions:
- a CDS encoding type II secretion system protein, translating into MQANHKSGFTLVEIMVVVVIIGLLAALAIPAFERARKSSQNSNLASDLRVYAGAVETFTLENGIYPEDSSSGAIPEGLEPYIHSNQWNDGPSIGGVWDVEKDSFGIISAIGVHRFTVDVDQLTDFDEKFDDGDLSSGNYRQLAADRYYYIVAE